In the Candidatus Protochlamydia phocaeensis genome, TTTCTGTACAGGTTCTTCTACAATCGTTTCTTGTACAATAGAATCCTCTTGCTTCACTGGTTCTTCTTGTACAGGCTTTTCTTCTATTTCCTTTTCTTCTTGTACAATCGCTCTTTCTTGAGTAACAGCAGCTTCTTGTCTAGCTGTTTCATTTTGATGATTTGATTCTCTTGTATTAGGGAGTTGCTGAGGCAGACTATTTAAAGGGGGCGATGTGGGGGAAGAAGGGAAAAAGGGAGAAACTAATTGCTCAACTCGCGATGTAGAAGGGGCATTTTGGTCAGTGGAATGAGAGACTGTTCGATTTATTCTTTCTGGAGGAGCCGCTTTTTCTGAAAAAAGGATTTTACAAGCTAAATTAACAATTGGGCTAATAGTTACATCATAAATTTTTTTACAACCTTGATAAACTATATCCCCTATGTTTCTCATTAAACTTAAAATTAGCATATTTTTAAACCATTTAATTTTAATAATTTTATTTTTATAATACAAAATTATTGTAAAGAATTAATAAATATTTCAATCAATTTCGATTGACGTAAATTTAACAGTTGGTAAGAAATAGCGCGAACCTGTCTCTAAACATTTTGGATCCCTTTCATCTTTTGAAGAATGCCTTTACTCGTTAAATCTTTATAAAATGTTCTTTCAAGCCATAGAGCCCAGCTGATAGCAAGAAGGGATAAGCGTATTATCAATAGTGAGTGAGTATGGTCACTAGCCGTTTTGCATGTCCCATTCTTAAGAATATTTTCCAATTTCTAAAATTTCCTCTAAAAAGAGACGAAAGCTTCCTAATCAAACTTGAATTTTTTTTATTTAAAAATTTTTAAACCTCTTATTTAAAATAACTTATATTTAATTATTAAAAAATATTGAGAATCTAACTCTCATTATTTAATTTCAGCTAATCTGCGGATGCTGTTTCGACTAAAGAATAAAAGAAAATTAAGTTTCAAAAAAATAATCTGGAATCTAGGTTATTATGGGTTTTAATACATCCTCTTAGAGTCTGTTAAAAAACTTCTAATGGTTTGAATTCGAGTTTTTTTTTCCTAGGAGAAAATATTCTCAAATGCAAGCGATTATAAGTTTTTTAATTTTAGGTAAGATTTGCAGGATAAGAGATGAGACTATTGGAAGAGAAAAATATCCACCGTTTATTTGAGATTAGCCTGATTATCAAGGGATTTTTTGCCTTGCTTGAGATAATTGGTGGTTTAGTCATTTTTTTCATCTCTCATCAATGGCTTATTTGTACCATTTATCAGCTGACTCAAACCGAATATGTTGGAAATGCAAGAAATTTCATGGCACATCATCTCTGGCATTGGGCGCAAAATTTTTCTATTAGTGCCAAGCACTTTGCAGCCTTTTATTTGCTAAGTCATGGAGTAGTAAAAATGTGGTTGATCATTGGACTGTGGAGAAAAAAGCGGGGCTATTATCCTATCGCTCTCTTCGTTTTTGGATGGTTCATTATCTATCAGCTTTACCGATTTACCTTTACACACTCCATTCTATTAATCTTTCTAACCATTTTAGATTTAGTCGTCATTGTACTTACTTGGCAAGAATACCGATATTTAAAAGTAACGGGAAAATAAAGCGTTTATTTGAAATATTTTCTGCCTATGCTTTTTCTTTAAGCAGCATGCGATCATTGAGATGCGCATGCTGCTTTGATTATCGCTTTCTATCGAGAGCGCAAATCGACAAAATCAGGAAGGGAGGGCAAAGAGGCCGGGAAGTTTGCCAATCCAGCTCGCAATGCGGCATCATATTGCAAGATTAGAGATTGTTTTCCAGCTTTAAAGATAGCCATGCGCTGGTCGTATTGCATTGCCTGTTTGCATAATTCGACTTGCTGGTCATATGTGACCAAGGCTTCTTGCTCCATGATGAACAGAATGTTTTCCGCTTCTGTAAGTCCCCCGGAAAATTCAGCAGAGTGAAGAATGTCGTTATAGGCCTTCTTTTGCTCAGCAATGGCATTGTCATACTCTTGAGAGGTCATCTGCTTGGCTTGATAAGCCTGCTCAATCACAGCCAGATTTTCGTCTAAAGACTTTTTCAATGCTCTTTTTTGCTGGACATAGTAATTCTGGTTATAAATGGATTGCGCATATGCTAGCTTGGCATCGCGGTCGACAGCGTAAGGAGCGACTAGAAGGGCGAGCTCGCGGTCTAGTTGGTCCATAATCTGCTTATATTGATTGCGCTGCTGAATGAAATCCAATTTGATTTGCTCTAAGTAATTTCTTTCCTCGATTAGAAACAGCTCAGCCAAAAGGGGGTTATTTAAATTATACAGGTCGGCAAGCAGAACGATCGCCGGCTTCGTCAGTAAGTGTGGATGGTGGGCCATTTCCTGGACAAATAGATAGCGTCTTTCATAAGGAGTCAGCGTAATGCCGGCGCGGTGGCGGCGATAGGCATGCTCGAATCCTCTTTGCAAGTCTTCATGCCTTTTGCTTTCCACATAGGTCGGGTCTTTAAGGTAATCACCGGCTAAATAGTAAATTCCCGTTGCGCTGCATAAGCTACCTGCGATGACTCCGATGGGCAGGATAGCGGGAAGAAGAGGCGCTAAGGGGATGGCGATCAAGAAGCTTCCTATCCCCAAGGCTGTCAAAAGTCCGCCGAAAAGCCTTCCATTCGAGCTTTGCTCGATCCAACTGGGCGGATTCATCCAAATTTTTCCATCCACCACATAGCTGTTTTCAACCGAAAAGAAATCAATATACTGGCTAAAGACAGGATGGCCGGGGAATTCTTCTGGCGGAGTCTTTTCCGATGGAGACTGAATGGCAATGCTTTGCTCAAGAGCGGTCAGTAAAGTCTGATTGGCTAATTGTCCGAGACGAATGGATGGATCGTCTATCTGCGAAGTAGAGGATTCAACACCAAATAATTGTTCGATTTGCTGAATGGTTTCTTTGACATCGAATTGAGCTGCCGTCAGCGTCAGGCTCGTTAAAGAAGGGAGATACCATTTAGAATGGAATTCTCTG is a window encoding:
- a CDS encoding DUF2127 domain-containing protein, translated to MRLLEEKNIHRLFEISLIIKGFFALLEIIGGLVIFFISHQWLICTIYQLTQTEYVGNARNFMAHHLWHWAQNFSISAKHFAAFYLLSHGVVKMWLIIGLWRKKRGYYPIALFVFGWFIIYQLYRFTFTHSILLIFLTILDLVVIVLTWQEYRYLKVTGK
- a CDS encoding insulinase family protein, whose translation is MKPCSLSQRFVSCLSMALTAFCPLMHASANTLNSAIEFPAPSSSALQFLSAQLPNGLVYALIPIPQMEEHVLAKLAFQFSDLPDEQALSLLTLHALFQGTEKFDRQEIGTLLNQLGLDIDADSHIQIGEREQGIQFYSSSSQPLHLQQMLVLLEQLAFSPRLTDDGIELARQHLLSSLPEEMEEEGKQRTLKHQIASLTSSQVREFHSKWYLPSLTSLTLTAAQFDVKETIQQIEQLFGVESSTSQIDDPSIRLGQLANQTLLTALEQSIAIQSPSEKTPPEEFPGHPVFSQYIDFFSVENSYVVDGKIWMNPPSWIEQSSNGRLFGGLLTALGIGSFLIAIPLAPLLPAILPIGVIAGSLCSATGIYYLAGDYLKDPTYVESKRHEDLQRGFEHAYRRHRAGITLTPYERRYLFVQEMAHHPHLLTKPAIVLLADLYNLNNPLLAELFLIEERNYLEQIKLDFIQQRNQYKQIMDQLDRELALLVAPYAVDRDAKLAYAQSIYNQNYYVQQKRALKKSLDENLAVIEQAYQAKQMTSQEYDNAIAEQKKAYNDILHSAEFSGGLTEAENILFIMEQEALVTYDQQVELCKQAMQYDQRMAIFKAGKQSLILQYDAALRAGLANFPASLPSLPDFVDLRSR